A region of Thermodesulfovibrionales bacterium DNA encodes the following proteins:
- the galT gene encoding galactose-1-phosphate uridylyltransferase: protein MEEFCGGHMPELRKDPISGRWVIIAVERGKRPTDFASPPVQRRKGGFCPFCPGNEYTTPQEIMAFRPSPSQPNTPGWTLRVMPNKFPALQIYGDLNRAGEGIFDKMNGIGAHEVVVETPDHQLSLSTMSLKAVEDVLWACYLRLTDLKKDSRFKYVLIFKNEGDAAGASLEHTHSQLIAVPIVPKLVKEEVDAARHYFEFKERCIFCDVINQEIESGKRVIYENSGYVAIAPFAPRAPFETWLLPKKHEPAFYPPNKSFSGLADALQTILKQMDRILDTPPYNFIVHTSPFSEESNEYYHWHIELIPKLTKIAGFEWGSGFYINPTLPEEAAKYMREAKI, encoded by the coding sequence ATTGAGGAATTCTGCGGAGGACATATGCCAGAATTGAGGAAGGACCCGATTTCAGGAAGATGGGTCATCATCGCCGTTGAACGGGGCAAGCGACCGACAGACTTTGCTTCTCCGCCGGTGCAGAGGAGAAAGGGAGGTTTCTGCCCTTTCTGTCCGGGCAATGAGTATACTACACCCCAGGAGATTATGGCCTTTAGACCTTCGCCGTCTCAGCCCAATACCCCTGGCTGGACGTTGCGGGTCATGCCGAACAAGTTCCCTGCCCTGCAGATATATGGCGATCTGAACAGGGCTGGAGAAGGGATCTTCGACAAGATGAACGGCATAGGGGCCCACGAAGTTGTCGTTGAGACCCCTGATCATCAACTCTCTCTTTCGACCATGTCCCTCAAGGCTGTTGAGGATGTGCTCTGGGCCTGCTATCTCAGACTGACCGACCTCAAGAAAGACTCGCGCTTCAAGTATGTGCTCATCTTCAAGAATGAGGGTGATGCGGCAGGGGCGTCTCTTGAGCATACGCATTCCCAGTTGATCGCAGTTCCCATTGTTCCGAAACTCGTCAAAGAGGAGGTCGATGCTGCTCGGCATTATTTTGAGTTCAAGGAGCGATGCATATTCTGCGACGTCATCAATCAGGAGATAGAGAGCGGCAAGCGGGTCATCTATGAAAACTCGGGGTATGTCGCTATCGCCCCCTTTGCACCGCGTGCGCCCTTCGAGACATGGCTGCTGCCGAAGAAACACGAACCTGCCTTTTATCCTCCCAACAAGAGTTTTTCCGGACTTGCAGATGCGCTCCAGACCATCCTCAAGCAGATGGACAGGATTCTCGATACCCCCCCTTATAATTTTATCGTTCACACTTCGCCCTTTAGCGAGGAGAGCAATGAGTACTACCACTGGCATATTGAGTTGATCCCGAAGCTCACCAAGATAGCAGGTTTTGAGTGGGGGTCAGGTTTTTATATCAACCCCACGCTCCCTGAAGAAGCGGCAAAGTACATGAGGGAAGCGAAGATATAG
- the glgA gene encoding glycogen synthase GlgA: protein MKVLIVASEAVPFVKTGGLADVAGSLLKEYRKMPDIEAYLMLPLYRGVAERFDLRDKGIPLKIPMGTRYYGGRVWSHESSVYLLECAELFDRAELYGTPQGDYPDNASRFIFFSRAVLDACRALDLKPDIIHCNDWQTGLVPLYLKTRYHDDFFGGAASMLTIHNLGYQGLFGLSDFYLTGLGWEWFNPEGIEFYGKMNFLKAGIIASDFITTVSRTYAEEILTPEYGYGLDGVLRKRSKELYGVINGIDIEEWNPLTDSHIAERYDASDLSGKVLCRKRLMEECNLAAGKRESPLVALVGRLSDQKGLDIFLDAMDEIMSWGVRLVILGKGDERVQEGVTRVAGKYRGSAFVRIGYDEAFAHRVYAGSDILLMPSRYEPCGLGQMIAMRYGTVPVARKTGGLADTITDYDPLKGTGTGFLFEDYRATVLGECLKRSLCVFADKRRWKSMVAAAMKKDFSWENSARTYRELYAAAARAKRL from the coding sequence GTGAAGGTTCTTATTGTGGCATCAGAGGCTGTGCCTTTTGTGAAGACCGGAGGACTTGCCGACGTTGCAGGCTCCCTCCTGAAAGAGTATCGCAAAATGCCGGATATCGAGGCCTATCTCATGCTCCCTCTCTACCGGGGGGTGGCGGAGCGGTTCGATCTCAGGGATAAGGGTATTCCGCTGAAGATCCCTATGGGAACACGATATTATGGGGGAAGGGTATGGTCCCATGAATCGTCAGTATATTTGCTTGAATGCGCTGAACTCTTCGACAGGGCTGAGCTCTACGGAACGCCGCAGGGCGACTATCCTGATAACGCCTCGCGGTTTATTTTTTTCAGCAGGGCAGTGCTCGATGCCTGCAGGGCTCTGGACCTGAAACCCGATATTATCCATTGCAATGACTGGCAGACAGGCCTTGTCCCCCTGTATCTCAAGACACGCTACCACGACGATTTCTTTGGCGGGGCTGCCAGCATGCTGACTATCCATAATCTCGGATATCAGGGACTCTTCGGCCTGTCCGACTTTTACCTGACCGGTCTTGGTTGGGAATGGTTTAACCCTGAGGGCATCGAGTTTTATGGCAAGATGAACTTTTTGAAGGCAGGAATTATTGCGTCTGATTTCATAACGACCGTGAGCCGGACATATGCAGAGGAGATACTCACACCGGAATACGGATACGGCCTTGACGGTGTACTGAGAAAGCGTTCAAAGGAACTGTACGGCGTAATCAACGGCATCGATATCGAGGAGTGGAATCCCCTGACTGACAGCCATATAGCGGAACGTTATGACGCCTCCGATCTTTCCGGGAAGGTGTTGTGCAGGAAGAGGCTAATGGAAGAGTGCAACTTGGCTGCAGGCAAGAGGGAGAGTCCGCTCGTTGCCCTTGTGGGAAGGTTATCGGATCAGAAAGGCCTCGATATTTTTCTTGATGCGATGGATGAAATTATGTCATGGGGTGTCAGGCTCGTGATCCTGGGGAAAGGCGACGAACGGGTGCAGGAGGGTGTTACGCGCGTTGCAGGAAAGTACAGGGGATCGGCCTTTGTCAGGATCGGGTATGACGAGGCCTTTGCCCATCGCGTCTATGCAGGGAGCGACATACTCCTTATGCCCTCCCGATACGAGCCATGCGGCCTCGGCCAGATGATCGCCATGCGGTACGGTACGGTCCCTGTCGCGAGAAAGACCGGCGGCCTTGCAGACACGATAACGGACTACGATCCCTTGAAGGGAACGGGAACGGGTTTCTTATTTGAAGATTACCGGGCTACGGTTCTCGGGGAATGCCTGAAGCGGTCTCTCTGCGTCTTTGCCGACAAGAGGAGATGGAAGAGCATGGTCGCCGCTGCAATGAAGAAGGATTTCTCATGGGAGAACTCGGCAAGAACATACAGGGAACTTTATGCCGCGGCAGCCAGAGCGAAAAGGCTTTGA